A genome region from Myripristis murdjan chromosome 16, fMyrMur1.1, whole genome shotgun sequence includes the following:
- the LOC115374507 gene encoding uncharacterized protein LOC115374507 isoform X2, producing the protein METGGSGRTGGSSSSRSARSGGNSSSATGRNSDSSRDLSSSRGSSSITSPLGRSSSVSSAGIIVAAPSAAGVAPAPPCASEWEMFQFGKYNLDIIEMLSGHQAHQFKGLGLDRQLQHQQQVQLHQHQLQQQQQQQAESSGALLSGLGLGPLQGSRGNAFSDSASIFAKMSAPPPPPLQQQPSSSQSSRSKSSKMSSSSSSHSSGYPQFLRSFHPSEAALAQEQLHPGVGRFEHFAGGSSSSGSAGGLGGLVTSAPPPPPPLHPGLSVPQASPGPSSSSPSPSSSVATSSNPSSSSAVSSLGHQLVGAQSDARSLHQQFSCMLAANQYFLSGVPANASLEQFLVQQGTHNHLGIGLSQTGGESSASLAPPPALHSSHSHGHSTPQPQQPSQQPPQQQQLPSHTLSHPHSHSHPHHPLHPGSQPSSLGGFDFQGIPVLSSNQIASLMQQEAGLPLPLPLHLSLSKDDGKGESSGGGSSSSSSSRRKKAMAGYLPQRKSDSNSNSSGSHGHSGNPNTSSSGGGLSHGQPPALIGSGVGMPSLGGDPSSLLASSSSSSSVVSSSSSSAPSSTAASVLVTNDSHLSKPDNQSSIQPNPTQPDADPMYSCGECGKSFTHLSSLRRHLRMHEPTAAGTSNTATTGPNPVHIKTQSDPSLPHSTQDTSQPSSNSCPSPDKIFHCPDCGKAFKKKGHLLQHGVIHSSARPYGCSTCSRAFNRRESLTRHEKIHEEKPFRCPACGRSFRESTSLLNHAASGTCGKPGYHDDHRSQSNPSPCYSGASPCGSGMAGPALRKAPLAPTLHPHPQSQAQHHHPQQQPHLPLSSLLDDSEDDVTSSVNNAISAITAASSSGNRDDRGDIIGGLLGGLGLGPLGSPSSTSGMDKNYRGGGNPETMSSNPQNPTAKPKRPRKPRAKKDPTAGGQPPKRRQYTPRPGPSGLPRPYLCSVCGKGFARRETLRRHDRIHTGEKPHHCNVCGKYFREAFHLSKHQTVHSGAKNYKCGICGKEFGYSQSLRRHSKLHQKGELEEVPTTPAAENLNSFNPNPNPQCSVAQDRSQSQSQAPNTSSSYYSYPQDIKPQEPAQPPPHTTQPPPHTTQPPPRLYTCAICWKSFRHHFHLTAHHQTVHEGGGEKLFCCEVCGKAFAYSNSLTRHRQSQHGLNRTEPPNPQEGSSGSGDNRVGGDVGQSTAESEAATNALLQMAPATEGHAGQSHSVVTHSHQQAPPQPPAGYSPLFYDAAAAQSSASNAPPFSQPLPPNSTIMPPQHQHSPAGVKGEHIYPAGSRSHTLHTTAPFQPLTELPSTEHHHLHHHLSHLHHHHQSSIQTHQHREQDFQPTDEMRRHKKKKKKSDRREQQGNKWESSELVRFDGSKTKRKISCLIRRQVKKKKRGSLLLKIRRGGGPGGGGYKLVNTGGMRMQILSSLKVPVKRFGCPMCPNSVFARQAGLLVHMAVKHPQRVLTTQERLRCSVCGKQSHRLLAAFIHRASHRARGSFSCRRCSARFWNATLLHRHKVSCRRRAKGLQRGAAISLKLSKRPGERNNRECQGEMSSLHGAYRY; encoded by the exons ATGGAGACGGGGGGAAGTGGACGAACAGGGGGAAGCAGTAGCAGTCGAAGTGCCCGATCAGGAGGCAATAGCAGCAGTGCTACTGGAAGGAATTCAGACTCAAGCCGAGATTTGAGTAGTTCCAGAGGAAGTAGTAGCATAACGTCTCCCTTAGGGCGAAGCTCGTCTGTCAGCAGTGCTGGGATCATTGTTGCAGCTCCTAGTGCTGCAGGTGTGGCCCCGGCACCCCCATGTGCCAGTGAGTGGGAGATGTTCCAatttggaaaatacaatttggaCATTATAGAGATGTTAAGTGGGCATCAGGCCCACCAGTTCAAAGGCCTTGGTTTAGATCGACAACTGCAGCATCAACAGCAAGTCCAACTTCACCAGCACcaactccagcagcagcagcaacaacaggctGAGTCTTCTGGAGCTCTTCTATCTGGACTCGGCTTGGGACCCCTCCAGGGGTCTAGAGGTAACGCCTTTTCTGATTCTGCCTCCATTTTTGCCAAGATGAgtgctcctcctcccccaccatTACAACAGCAGCCTTCCTCATCTCAGAGCTCACGCTCAAAGTCAAGCAAGATGAGTAGCAGCAGCTCAAGTCATTCTTCAGGCTACCCACAGTTCCTGCGCTCCTTCCACCCATCTGAGGCAGCACTAGCTCAGGAGCAGTTACACCCAGGCGTAGGCCGTTTTGAGCACTTCGCTGGGGGAAGTAGCAGTAGTGGGAGTGCTGGGGGATTAGGAGGATTAGTAACATCTgcacctccaccccctcctcctctgcatcctggtctctctgtccctcaggCATCACCTggcccctcctcttcctctccctccccctcgaGCTCTGTGGCCACCTCCAGCAATCCGTCTAGCAGCAGCGCAGTCAGCTCACTGGGGCACCAGCTGGTTGGCGCCCAGTCTGATGCACGGAGCCTTCACCAACAATTCAGTTGCATGTTAGCTGCTAATCAGTATTTCCTCTCTGGGGTGCCTGCCAATGCTAGCTTAGAGCAATTTCTAGTTCAACAGGGAACCCACAATCACTTGGGGATTGGTTTAAGTCAGACAGGTGGGGAGTCTAGTGCTAGCCTTGCTCCGCCTCCAGCTTTGCATTCTTCCCACTCACATGGCCACTCCACTCCCCAGCCACAGCAGCCTTCGCAGCagcctccacagcagcagcagctcccgtCTCACACCCTGTCTCATCCTCACTCTCATTCCCATCCTCATCACCCGCTCCACCCAGGCTCTCAGCCCTCATCCCTGGGTGGGTTTGACTTCCAGGGCATCCCTGTTCTCTCATCAAATCAGATAGCTTCTCTAATGCAACAGGAAGCAGGCTTGCCTCTCCCCTTGCCACTTCATTTATCCTTGTCAAAGGATGATGGTAAAGGGGAAAGCAGTGGAGGtggaagcagtagtagtagcagcagtaggaGGAAGAAAGCTATGGCCGGCTATTTGCCACAGAGAAAATCtgatagtaatagtaatagcagTGGTAGTCATGGCCACAGTGGAAATCCTAATACTAGCAGTAGTGGAGGAGGACTTAGCCATGGTCAGCCCCCAGCTTTAATTGGGAGTGGGGTTGGTATGCCAAGTTTGGGAGGGGATCCATCATCCCTCCTTGCCTCATCATCTTCGTCCTCATCAGtagtttcttcctcttcctcctctgctccctcttccACTGCTGCCTCAGTGCTAGTTACTAATGATTCTCACCTTTCTAAACCTGATAACCAGAGCTCCATTCAGCCCAATCCCACGCAGCCTGATGCAGACCCTATGTATAGCTGTGGAGAGTGTGGCAAAAGCTTCACTCACCTGTCAAGCCTTCGCAGGCATTTGCGCATGCATGagccaacagcagcaggtacTAGCAATACTGCCACAACTGGCCCAAACCCAgttcacattaaaacacaatcTGACCCAAGCCTTCCCCACTCCACCCAAGATACTTCTCAGCCCTCATCCAATTCTTGCCCTAGCCCAGACAAAATTTTCCATTGCCCTGATTGTGGCAAAGCCTTTAAGAAAAAAGGGCACCTTCTGCAACATGGTGTAATACACTCTTCAGCCCGCCCATATGGCTGCTCCACCTGCTCTCGGGCTTTCAATCGTAGAGAGTCTCTGACACGCCATGAGAAGATTCATGAGGAAAAGCCATTCCGATGTCCAGCCTGTGGGCGTTCCTTCCGTGAGAGCACCTCTCTACTCAACCATGCTGCCTCAGGCACCTGCGGCAAGCCAG GCTACCATGATGATCACCGTTCTCAAAGTAATCCATCTCCATGCTACTCTGGTGCTTCCCCCTGTGGCAGTGGGATGGCGGGCCCAGCTCTGAGAAAGGCACCTTTGGCCCCGACACTGCATCCTCACCCACAAAGCCAAGCTCAACATCACCATCCACAGCAACAGCCCCACCTGCCCCTGTCCTCTCTGCTGGATGACTCAGAGGATGACGTCACCAGCTCTGTCAATAATGCTATCTCTGCTATAACAGCAGCTAGTAGCAGTGGAAACAGAGATGATAGGGGAGATATCATAGGAGGGCTGTTGGGGGGTCTGGGTTTAGGTCCTCTGGGGTCACCTTCATCAACATCCGGTATGGATAAGAATTACAGAGGTGGAGGTAACCCGGAGACCATGAGCAGTAACCCACAAAACCCTACTGCCAAGCCGAAGCGTCCCCGCAAACCCAGAGCAAAGAAAGATCCGACAGCTGGTGGACAACCCCCTAAACGCAGGCAATATACCCCTAGACCTGGGCCCAGTGGCCTCCCACGCCCTTACCTCTGCAGCGTCTGCGGTAAGGGCTTTGCACGACGTGAGACCCTACGCCGCCATGACCGCATCCACACCGGAGAGAAACCTCACCACTGCAATGTTTGTGGAAAATATTTCCGGGAGGCCTTTCACCTCAGCAAACATCAAACAGTCCACTCTGGGGCAAAGAATTACAAATGCGGCATCTGTGGGAAAGAGTTTGGCTACTCACAGAGCCTCAGGAGGCACAGCAAACTCCATCAGAAAGGGGAGCTGGAAGAGGTGCCCACAACACCAGCTGCAGAGAACCTTAACAGCTttaacccaaacccaaacccacaATGTAGCGTGGCCCAAGACaggagccagagccagagccaagCACCAAACACCTCTTCCTCCTATTACTCATATCCTCAAGACATCAAGCCTCAAGAGCCAGCGCAGCCCCCGCCCCACACCACTCAGCCCCCGCCCCACACCACTCAGCCCCCGCCCCGACTTTACACCTGTGCTATATGTTGGAAGTCATTCCGCCATCACTTCCATTTGACTGCCCACCACCAGACGGTTCATGAAGGTGGGGGTGAAAAGCTCTTCTGCTGTGAGGTATGTGGGAAAGCCTTTGCTTACTCAAATAGCCTCACTCGACACAGGCAGTCACAGCATGGGCTGAACCGCACTGAACCGCCTAACCCACAAGAGGGTAGCAGTGGGTCAGGAGACAACAGAGTCGGGGGCGATGTTGGTCAGTCTACAGCAGAGAGTGAGGCTGCCACCAATGCTCTGTTACAGATGGCTCCTGCGACTGAGGGCCATGCAGGGCAAAGTCATAGTGTAGTCACTCATAGTCACCAACAGGCTCCCCCACAACCACCCGCTGGATACTCCCCCCTGTTTTATGATGCTGCAGCGGCCCAGTCCTCAGCCTCTAATGCCCCGCCTTTCTCACAGCCTCTACCCCCAAACTCCACAATTATGCCCCCTCAGCACCAGCATTCTCCAGCAGGGGTGAAAGGGGAGCACATTTATCCAGCAGGATCCCGTAGTCACACGCTTCACACCACAGCCCCGTTCCAGCCCCTTACGGAGCTGCCTTCCACtgaacatcatcatcttcatcatcatctttcacatcttcatcatcatcatcagtcgtCTATCCAGACCCACCAACACCGTGAACAGGACTTCCAGCCAACTGATGAAATGAGGCggcacaagaagaaaaaaaaaaagtccgaCAGGAGAGAACAGCAGGGGAACAAGTGGGAATCCTCAGAATTAGTCAGATTTGATggcagcaaaacaaagagaaagataaGTTGTTTGATAAGAAGGCaggtgaagaagaaaaaacgagGCTCTCTGCTTCTGAAGATCAGGCGAGGGGGGGGGCCAGGAGGGGGTGGGTATAAGCTCGTCAACACTGGTGGGATGAGGATGCAGATCCTGTCGTCACTCAAAGTCCCTGTAAAACGCTTTGGCTGTCCTATGTGCCCCAATTCAGTGTTTGCCCGCCAAGCTGGGCTTCTAGTCCACATGGCAGTTAAACACCCACAAAGAGTTTTGACCACTCAGGAGCGCTTGAGGTGCAGTGTATGTGGGAAGCAGTCTCACCGGCTTTTGGCGGCCTTCATCCATCGGGCCTCACATCGAGCCAGAGGGTCTTTTTCCTGCCGACGCTGCTCTGCTCGCTTCTGGAATGCTACACTCCTCCACAGGCACAAGGTGTCCTGCCGTCGCAGGGCTAAAGGACTGCAGCGAGGAGCTGCTATCAGCCTGAAACTCTCAAAGAGACCAGGAGAGAGAAATAACCGAGAGTGTCAGGGGGAGATGTCATCTCTACATGGCGCCTACAGATACTGA
- the LOC115374507 gene encoding uncharacterized protein LOC115374507 isoform X1: METGGSGRTGGSSSSRSARSGGNSSSATGRNSDSSRDLSSSRGSSSITSPLGRSSSVSSAGIIVAAPSAAGVAPAPPCASEWEMFQFGKYNLDIIEMLSGHQAHQFKGLGLDRQLQHQQQVQLHQHQLQQQQQQQAESSGALLSGLGLGPLQGSRGNAFSDSASIFAKMSAPPPPPLQQQPSSSQSSRSKSSKMSSSSSSHSSGYPQFLRSFHPSEAALAQEQLHPGVGRFEHFAGGSSSSGSAGGLGGLVTSAPPPPPPLHPGLSVPQASPGPSSSSPSPSSSVATSSNPSSSSAVSSLGHQLVGAQSDARSLHQQFSCMLAANQYFLSGVPANASLEQFLVQQGTHNHLGIGLSQTGGESSASLAPPPALHSSHSHGHSTPQPQQPSQQPPQQQQLPSHTLSHPHSHSHPHHPLHPGSQPSSLGGFDFQGIPVLSSNQIASLMQQEAGLPLPLPLHLSLSKDDGKGESSGGGSSSSSSSRRKKAMAGYLPQRKSDSNSNSSGSHGHSGNPNTSSSGGGLSHGQPPALIGSGVGMPSLGGDPSSLLASSSSSSSVVSSSSSSAPSSTAASVLVTNDSHLSKPDNQSSIQPNPTQPDADPMYSCGECGKSFTHLSSLRRHLRMHEPTAAGTSNTATTGPNPVHIKTQSDPSLPHSTQDTSQPSSNSCPSPDKIFHCPDCGKAFKKKGHLLQHGVIHSSARPYGCSTCSRAFNRRESLTRHEKIHEEKPFRCPACGRSFRESTSLLNHAASGTCGKPGRGPKQRGSKTGTDGEERVGGGGGSGGGNGGGGTYQSSRGVIYGKTEEEDGVIIVGEGEQKSSLGCDGLFQSGRGGSANDRDRADGKYPTDYSRNRYTGYHDDHRSQSNPSPCYSGASPCGSGMAGPALRKAPLAPTLHPHPQSQAQHHHPQQQPHLPLSSLLDDSEDDVTSSVNNAISAITAASSSGNRDDRGDIIGGLLGGLGLGPLGSPSSTSGMDKNYRGGGNPETMSSNPQNPTAKPKRPRKPRAKKDPTAGGQPPKRRQYTPRPGPSGLPRPYLCSVCGKGFARRETLRRHDRIHTGEKPHHCNVCGKYFREAFHLSKHQTVHSGAKNYKCGICGKEFGYSQSLRRHSKLHQKGELEEVPTTPAAENLNSFNPNPNPQCSVAQDRSQSQSQAPNTSSSYYSYPQDIKPQEPAQPPPHTTQPPPHTTQPPPRLYTCAICWKSFRHHFHLTAHHQTVHEGGGEKLFCCEVCGKAFAYSNSLTRHRQSQHGLNRTEPPNPQEGSSGSGDNRVGGDVGQSTAESEAATNALLQMAPATEGHAGQSHSVVTHSHQQAPPQPPAGYSPLFYDAAAAQSSASNAPPFSQPLPPNSTIMPPQHQHSPAGVKGEHIYPAGSRSHTLHTTAPFQPLTELPSTEHHHLHHHLSHLHHHHQSSIQTHQHREQDFQPTDEMRRHKKKKKKSDRREQQGNKWESSELVRFDGSKTKRKISCLIRRQVKKKKRGSLLLKIRRGGGPGGGGYKLVNTGGMRMQILSSLKVPVKRFGCPMCPNSVFARQAGLLVHMAVKHPQRVLTTQERLRCSVCGKQSHRLLAAFIHRASHRARGSFSCRRCSARFWNATLLHRHKVSCRRRAKGLQRGAAISLKLSKRPGERNNRECQGEMSSLHGAYRY, encoded by the coding sequence ATGGAGACGGGGGGAAGTGGACGAACAGGGGGAAGCAGTAGCAGTCGAAGTGCCCGATCAGGAGGCAATAGCAGCAGTGCTACTGGAAGGAATTCAGACTCAAGCCGAGATTTGAGTAGTTCCAGAGGAAGTAGTAGCATAACGTCTCCCTTAGGGCGAAGCTCGTCTGTCAGCAGTGCTGGGATCATTGTTGCAGCTCCTAGTGCTGCAGGTGTGGCCCCGGCACCCCCATGTGCCAGTGAGTGGGAGATGTTCCAatttggaaaatacaatttggaCATTATAGAGATGTTAAGTGGGCATCAGGCCCACCAGTTCAAAGGCCTTGGTTTAGATCGACAACTGCAGCATCAACAGCAAGTCCAACTTCACCAGCACcaactccagcagcagcagcaacaacaggctGAGTCTTCTGGAGCTCTTCTATCTGGACTCGGCTTGGGACCCCTCCAGGGGTCTAGAGGTAACGCCTTTTCTGATTCTGCCTCCATTTTTGCCAAGATGAgtgctcctcctcccccaccatTACAACAGCAGCCTTCCTCATCTCAGAGCTCACGCTCAAAGTCAAGCAAGATGAGTAGCAGCAGCTCAAGTCATTCTTCAGGCTACCCACAGTTCCTGCGCTCCTTCCACCCATCTGAGGCAGCACTAGCTCAGGAGCAGTTACACCCAGGCGTAGGCCGTTTTGAGCACTTCGCTGGGGGAAGTAGCAGTAGTGGGAGTGCTGGGGGATTAGGAGGATTAGTAACATCTgcacctccaccccctcctcctctgcatcctggtctctctgtccctcaggCATCACCTggcccctcctcttcctctccctccccctcgaGCTCTGTGGCCACCTCCAGCAATCCGTCTAGCAGCAGCGCAGTCAGCTCACTGGGGCACCAGCTGGTTGGCGCCCAGTCTGATGCACGGAGCCTTCACCAACAATTCAGTTGCATGTTAGCTGCTAATCAGTATTTCCTCTCTGGGGTGCCTGCCAATGCTAGCTTAGAGCAATTTCTAGTTCAACAGGGAACCCACAATCACTTGGGGATTGGTTTAAGTCAGACAGGTGGGGAGTCTAGTGCTAGCCTTGCTCCGCCTCCAGCTTTGCATTCTTCCCACTCACATGGCCACTCCACTCCCCAGCCACAGCAGCCTTCGCAGCagcctccacagcagcagcagctcccgtCTCACACCCTGTCTCATCCTCACTCTCATTCCCATCCTCATCACCCGCTCCACCCAGGCTCTCAGCCCTCATCCCTGGGTGGGTTTGACTTCCAGGGCATCCCTGTTCTCTCATCAAATCAGATAGCTTCTCTAATGCAACAGGAAGCAGGCTTGCCTCTCCCCTTGCCACTTCATTTATCCTTGTCAAAGGATGATGGTAAAGGGGAAAGCAGTGGAGGtggaagcagtagtagtagcagcagtaggaGGAAGAAAGCTATGGCCGGCTATTTGCCACAGAGAAAATCtgatagtaatagtaatagcagTGGTAGTCATGGCCACAGTGGAAATCCTAATACTAGCAGTAGTGGAGGAGGACTTAGCCATGGTCAGCCCCCAGCTTTAATTGGGAGTGGGGTTGGTATGCCAAGTTTGGGAGGGGATCCATCATCCCTCCTTGCCTCATCATCTTCGTCCTCATCAGtagtttcttcctcttcctcctctgctccctcttccACTGCTGCCTCAGTGCTAGTTACTAATGATTCTCACCTTTCTAAACCTGATAACCAGAGCTCCATTCAGCCCAATCCCACGCAGCCTGATGCAGACCCTATGTATAGCTGTGGAGAGTGTGGCAAAAGCTTCACTCACCTGTCAAGCCTTCGCAGGCATTTGCGCATGCATGagccaacagcagcaggtacTAGCAATACTGCCACAACTGGCCCAAACCCAgttcacattaaaacacaatcTGACCCAAGCCTTCCCCACTCCACCCAAGATACTTCTCAGCCCTCATCCAATTCTTGCCCTAGCCCAGACAAAATTTTCCATTGCCCTGATTGTGGCAAAGCCTTTAAGAAAAAAGGGCACCTTCTGCAACATGGTGTAATACACTCTTCAGCCCGCCCATATGGCTGCTCCACCTGCTCTCGGGCTTTCAATCGTAGAGAGTCTCTGACACGCCATGAGAAGATTCATGAGGAAAAGCCATTCCGATGTCCAGCCTGTGGGCGTTCCTTCCGTGAGAGCACCTCTCTACTCAACCATGCTGCCTCAGGCACCTGCGGCAAGCCAGGTAGGGGACCCAAACAGCGGGGCAGCAAGACAGGAACTGATGGGGAGGAGAGagtggggggaggtgggggaagTGGAGGAGGTAATGGTGGAGGGGGAACTTATCAGAGCAGTAGAGGGGTAATTTATGGGAAAACTGAGGAGGAAGATGGTGTGATCATTGTGGGGGAAGGAGAACAAAAATCAAGTTTAGGGTGTGATGGTCTGTTTCAGTCTGGAAGGGGAGGGAGTGCTAATGACAGGGACAGAGCAGATGGTAAATACCCCACTGACTACTCTCGGAATCGTTACACAGGCTACCATGATGATCACCGTTCTCAAAGTAATCCATCTCCATGCTACTCTGGTGCTTCCCCCTGTGGCAGTGGGATGGCGGGCCCAGCTCTGAGAAAGGCACCTTTGGCCCCGACACTGCATCCTCACCCACAAAGCCAAGCTCAACATCACCATCCACAGCAACAGCCCCACCTGCCCCTGTCCTCTCTGCTGGATGACTCAGAGGATGACGTCACCAGCTCTGTCAATAATGCTATCTCTGCTATAACAGCAGCTAGTAGCAGTGGAAACAGAGATGATAGGGGAGATATCATAGGAGGGCTGTTGGGGGGTCTGGGTTTAGGTCCTCTGGGGTCACCTTCATCAACATCCGGTATGGATAAGAATTACAGAGGTGGAGGTAACCCGGAGACCATGAGCAGTAACCCACAAAACCCTACTGCCAAGCCGAAGCGTCCCCGCAAACCCAGAGCAAAGAAAGATCCGACAGCTGGTGGACAACCCCCTAAACGCAGGCAATATACCCCTAGACCTGGGCCCAGTGGCCTCCCACGCCCTTACCTCTGCAGCGTCTGCGGTAAGGGCTTTGCACGACGTGAGACCCTACGCCGCCATGACCGCATCCACACCGGAGAGAAACCTCACCACTGCAATGTTTGTGGAAAATATTTCCGGGAGGCCTTTCACCTCAGCAAACATCAAACAGTCCACTCTGGGGCAAAGAATTACAAATGCGGCATCTGTGGGAAAGAGTTTGGCTACTCACAGAGCCTCAGGAGGCACAGCAAACTCCATCAGAAAGGGGAGCTGGAAGAGGTGCCCACAACACCAGCTGCAGAGAACCTTAACAGCTttaacccaaacccaaacccacaATGTAGCGTGGCCCAAGACaggagccagagccagagccaagCACCAAACACCTCTTCCTCCTATTACTCATATCCTCAAGACATCAAGCCTCAAGAGCCAGCGCAGCCCCCGCCCCACACCACTCAGCCCCCGCCCCACACCACTCAGCCCCCGCCCCGACTTTACACCTGTGCTATATGTTGGAAGTCATTCCGCCATCACTTCCATTTGACTGCCCACCACCAGACGGTTCATGAAGGTGGGGGTGAAAAGCTCTTCTGCTGTGAGGTATGTGGGAAAGCCTTTGCTTACTCAAATAGCCTCACTCGACACAGGCAGTCACAGCATGGGCTGAACCGCACTGAACCGCCTAACCCACAAGAGGGTAGCAGTGGGTCAGGAGACAACAGAGTCGGGGGCGATGTTGGTCAGTCTACAGCAGAGAGTGAGGCTGCCACCAATGCTCTGTTACAGATGGCTCCTGCGACTGAGGGCCATGCAGGGCAAAGTCATAGTGTAGTCACTCATAGTCACCAACAGGCTCCCCCACAACCACCCGCTGGATACTCCCCCCTGTTTTATGATGCTGCAGCGGCCCAGTCCTCAGCCTCTAATGCCCCGCCTTTCTCACAGCCTCTACCCCCAAACTCCACAATTATGCCCCCTCAGCACCAGCATTCTCCAGCAGGGGTGAAAGGGGAGCACATTTATCCAGCAGGATCCCGTAGTCACACGCTTCACACCACAGCCCCGTTCCAGCCCCTTACGGAGCTGCCTTCCACtgaacatcatcatcttcatcatcatctttcacatcttcatcatcatcatcagtcgtCTATCCAGACCCACCAACACCGTGAACAGGACTTCCAGCCAACTGATGAAATGAGGCggcacaagaagaaaaaaaaaaagtccgaCAGGAGAGAACAGCAGGGGAACAAGTGGGAATCCTCAGAATTAGTCAGATTTGATggcagcaaaacaaagagaaagataaGTTGTTTGATAAGAAGGCaggtgaagaagaaaaaacgagGCTCTCTGCTTCTGAAGATCAGGCGAGGGGGGGGGCCAGGAGGGGGTGGGTATAAGCTCGTCAACACTGGTGGGATGAGGATGCAGATCCTGTCGTCACTCAAAGTCCCTGTAAAACGCTTTGGCTGTCCTATGTGCCCCAATTCAGTGTTTGCCCGCCAAGCTGGGCTTCTAGTCCACATGGCAGTTAAACACCCACAAAGAGTTTTGACCACTCAGGAGCGCTTGAGGTGCAGTGTATGTGGGAAGCAGTCTCACCGGCTTTTGGCGGCCTTCATCCATCGGGCCTCACATCGAGCCAGAGGGTCTTTTTCCTGCCGACGCTGCTCTGCTCGCTTCTGGAATGCTACACTCCTCCACAGGCACAAGGTGTCCTGCCGTCGCAGGGCTAAAGGACTGCAGCGAGGAGCTGCTATCAGCCTGAAACTCTCAAAGAGACCAGGAGAGAGAAATAACCGAGAGTGTCAGGGGGAGATGTCATCTCTACATGGCGCCTACAGATACTGA